CAAAAGCCAAAGATAGTAGAGGTCCCAAGTCGGACAGGTCCGGCGTTTCCGACAAAACCCACGAGATGTGGCACTTTTTTCCGATCCTCCGTCCCATCTTGGAGATTACAACCACAAAGTCAAAGAGAATCACATCTACAGTCACAGACACAACCCGCAATGAACGCCCCGCCCCACAAGCTCATCTCGCACCTCAACAACGTGTCGCGCAACCTCCGCGGTCAGACCGCGCTGCCATACTCGCGCGCATCGCTCGGCGTGGCATccaccctcctccgtcaCGGCCTCGTGTCCAACGTCACTCTCGGCACACCCACACACCCCAACCCCGTCGAGTTCCGCCATCTGGCCCCACCTGCCCAGCGTGTCTGGGTCAACTTTAAGCACCGCAACGGTCTCCCCGTCATGCGTCGCATCCAGCTCGTTTCCAAGTCGAGCATCCGCAAGTTTGTCTCCCGCGAAGAGCTTGgccgcatcctcctcggcaaggagaCGCGCAACATTCACGGTGCCGGCACTGGCGACGTCTTTGTCGTCAAGGTCCCAGCTGACCGCTCTCTCAACCGCAAGGGTGCCGACATCTACATGGAAGGCTGGGAGGCATACCgcgccggcctcggcggGGAGGTCATCTGCCGTGCGTCGTAACCTGCCCTGCCactgccgtcgtcgtcgtcgcctgcCGTCCGCGtctgccgccgcccaacATCGCATAGCACACCGCTCCTCCTGCATTAATACCGCCCATTCATACCCCCACGACGCGCACATGTACTCTCTATGACATTTGGTAGTAGAGGATGCTGGGTATAGAGTTACACTGATATGATGGTGATCGGCTGTCAAATAGGGATGCGCGGAGGAAAGTGTGCACAACCGTACGCATACACCTCCTGCATACGATGCAGGTGACACTCGGCGTCAGCTGCCGCTGCCTTCTCGTCATCGAACcggccgtcgaggcggtaGTGATCTGATGTTGTCAGTGACTCCGGAGCAGGCGGACTAACCTCGAAGCTTGGTGCTGTACCACAGTCCCAGGGGCAATTGTCCGCAACCGTCTGCTCTATCCTTGCCACCAAGCAGTCTCGCGATGTCTCTGCCCGACTCGAGTTGCTTGAGCTGGCGATCGCGGTCCCCGAACAAGTGTTGAGCAGTTGTGAAGGCGAAGATGAGCGCATAGAGTATGTTCAGCTTGCCCTTCCGGCAGACCTCATAGGAGAAGGTGAGTTTGCGCCTGTCGTCAGTGCGAGTCTCAGCATAAACGTACTTGGACGACACACGCTCTGGATCGGTCAagctgaggaggaagtACCCGATGGCATTCAGTGCGCCGTTCGTGCCTGCCCTGCATTGGTCGGCCATGATGTTCACGTGCGCCGAGCGATCCAGATCCGTCAGGAGATTCGAGAAGCCACCTTGAGCAGCCATGAGGTTAATGTCGACGATTAAGCGCATCTCGGACCCTGCGACAAGCAGGCTCTGCGCCGCTTTGTAGTAGCGTACAGCCTGGTCGGGGAGGCCGATGGCGTGCATGAGATGGCCGTAGAGTAACGCGAGCTGGTGAGAGTGTGTCAGGAAAAGTTTGTTGTCGTGCAGTATCTTGACCGTCTTGGACAGAAGCTTCGGTCAGTCCGCACATATAGGTGACTCACTGTCGTGACATCCTCAAAGGAACTTCGACACATAAGCGCAAGGGCCTCCTCCATCATCACTTCTGCACGGAGCTTGTTGACCTTGTGCCGGAGCTCCAGCGCCTCCGCAACACCGTGTCTGAAAGAGACTGCCATCAGATCGCGAAGCAGTCTACGCTTACATCCAGAGTCCCACAAGTCGTCAGGATGCGCACAGAGCTCAAACTGTCGCATTGCACGCGTGTGATTGAGGGTGCGGCACTGGGTAAGGGATCCGAGCAAGTCGCGGCGGGCGACAACTGAAGAGAGGTACGTTAGCGCCCAGAGCACGTTAATGGGTGTTGACTGGACGAAGAGCTGTTGTGTCGAGCCGTTGCGCACAGGAAGTGGAATCTGTGTGTCA
Above is a genomic segment from Cutaneotrichosporon cavernicola HIS019 DNA, chromosome: 1 containing:
- a CDS encoding uncharacterized protein (Ribosomal protein S8); translation: MNAPPHKLISHLNNVSRNLRGQTALPYSRASLGVASTLLRHGLVSNVTLGTPTHPNPVEFRHLAPPAQRVWVNFKHRNGLPVMRRIQLVSKSSIRKFVSREELGRILLGKETRNIHGAGTGDVFVVKVPADRSLNRKGADIYMEGWEAYRAGLGGEVICRAS